Proteins encoded in a region of the Tripterygium wilfordii isolate XIE 37 chromosome 21, ASM1340144v1, whole genome shotgun sequence genome:
- the LOC119989880 gene encoding uncharacterized protein LOC119989880 — protein MASPSILNHQNPRLLSPCSSGRRRSSTYSSSPEFEFWMVRNPSFPQPNLLSADELFVDGVLLPLHLLDSRHETPDAEPESEQNPEVTHQEKRRLDPPDLQTVNPDPKQEPGRTVLSVSKRWKDIFKKGEKNSKAIKEEEEKDKEKLKKKKSHNSRPGRADLNINIWPFSRSTSAGNVTRPRWVSGALTTRKVSSAPCSRSNSAGESKSRKWPASPSRAGVHLGRSSPVWHVRRSSVKSSDPVVRIGEKSVETRRGKGTTTNGRTKVLNLNVPMCIGYNRTHSSCGSDGNRSIGVGRSGVGKTDRDCGGGGDTNNLGSSANLFNLRSFFTKKVY, from the coding sequence ATGGCCAGTCCAAGCATTCTCAACCACCAAAACCCACGCCTCCTCTCTCCTTGCAGCAGCGGCAGGAGGAGGTCCAGCACCTATTCCAGCTCCCCAGAATTCGAGTTCTGGATGGTCCGAAACCCGTCTTTCCCTCAGCCCAATCTCCTCTCCGCTGATGAACTATTCGTTGACGGTGTCCTCCTTCCTCTCCACCTTCTCGACAGCCGCCATGAAACACCGGACGCGGAACCAGAATCAGAGCAAAATCCCGAGGTAACCCATCAAGAAAAACGTCGTCTTGACCCACCCGACCTGCAAACGGTTAATCCGGATCCTAAACAGGAACCGGGGAGGACCGTGTTGAGCGTGTCGAAGCGATGGAAGGACATTTTcaagaaaggagagaagaacAGTAAGGCaatcaaggaggaagaagagaaggataaagagaaactgaagaagaagaagagtcatAACAGTAGACCGGGACGGGCGGATTTAAACATCAACATTTGGCCTTTTTCACGAAGTACATCCGCTGGAAATGTGACCCGACCCAGATGGGTATCCGGTGCATTGACGACCCGGAAAGTGAGTAGCGCGCCGTGCTCACGGAGCAACTCAGCAGGCGAGTCGAAGTCCAGAAAATGGCCTGCTAGTCCTAGTCGGGCCGGGGTCCATCTGGGCCGGAGCAGCCCCGTTTGGCATGTCCGCCGTAGTTCAGTGAAAAGCTCCGACCCCGTAGTTCGAATCGGTGAAAAATCGGTCGAAACTCGGCGTGGCAAGGGAACCACCACCAATGGCAGAACTAAAGTTTTGAACTTGAATGTGCCCATGTGCATTGGATATAATAGAACCCATTCGAGTTGTGGGAGCGACGGCAACCGCTCTATAGGCGTCGGAAGAAGCGGAGTAGGCAAGACTGATCGtgattgtggtggtggtggcgacACCAACAATCTTGGAAGCAGTGCCAACCTCTTCAATTTGCGTAGCTTTTTCACTAAAAAGGTTTATTAA
- the LOC119990084 gene encoding meiotic spindle formation protein mei-1, with protein MAVLGRLARTASAGRKINASKTIIPSLTPSCNLLCPPFQRSFEHQIHSSRSEMWRLLSAPNFSGKYFLFPAVLAGLFGGAMLDIAYADTDEAAAKPPLPSASPSSYELLVEIAHKERKRVEDSLRSRGVKHGSYPQFNVAVKGQKVTIKFQVPTTCEIPQLIANLVSHLGLKVEERSGGSHMALRAWDNAVAWQLALTYPKAQKEIGVDQGRQGDLDTNEDLCILIFRPLISSDKAEIEFMKTGGFSPKEIDALVSILQFAGTKLSQNKAVERKPREGSARIPNAEKSASNLEAMGVKIYGLDEPHGSSINSDISWDNIAGYDQQKREIEDTILLSLQSPEVYDDIARGTRRKFESNRPRAILFEGPPGTGKTSSARVIANQSGFPLLYVPLEVVLSKYYGESERLLGKVFSLANELPNGAIIFLDEVDSFAVARDSEMHEATRRILSVLLRQIDGFEQDKKVVVIAATNRKQDLDPALISRFDSMITFGLPDQQNRQEIAAQYAKHLTKSELEDFAKITEHMSGRDIRDICQQAERSWAAKIIRGRANQTGEQRSLPPLQEYIESAINRRNALLGIEEQRILDSQYRTRKAPLDLA; from the exons ATGGCGGTTTTGGGGCGATTAGCGAGGACAGCGAGTGCGGGGCGTAAGATCAACGCTTCTAAAACCATAATCCCTTCGCTTACTCCCTCGTGTAACCTTCTTTGTCCTCCATTTCAAC GATCTTTTGAACACCAGATTCATTCCAGTAGATCAGAGATGTGGCGTCTACTGTCAGCACCTAATTTCTCTggcaaatattttttatttccaGCTGTCTTAGCTGGTTTATTTGGAGGAGCAATGCTAGATATAGCCTATGCAGATACTGATGAG GCTGCTGCCAAACCTCCTCTGCCATCAGCATCTCCTTCAAGTTATGAGCTCCTGGTGGAGATTGCCCACAAAGAACGGAAGCGGGTTGAAGATTCACTCAGAAGTAGAGGAGTGAAACATGGTTCTTATCCCCAGTTTAATGTTGCTGTCAAGGGCCAAAAG GTCACCATCAAGTTCCAAGTTCCTACTACATGTGAAATTCCCCAGCTGATCGCAAACTTGGTTTCACATCTAGGACTAAAAGTTGAAGAGCGTAGTGGTGGTTCACATATGGCATTGCGTGCTTGGGACAA TGCAGTTGCTTGGCAATTAGCACTTACTTATCCAAAAGCGCAGAAGGAGATTGGTGTGGATCAGGGACGTCAAGGAGATTTAGATACAAATGAAGATCTATGCATTCTCATATTCCGTCCGCTTATCAGTTCAGATAAAGCA GAAATTGAGTTCATGAAAACAGGAGGCTTTAGCCCTAAAGAGATTGATGCATTGGTGTCCATTTTACAATTTGCTGGTACAAAATTATCTCAAAATAAAGCTGTGGAAAGAAAACCAAGGGAGGGTTCCGCACGGATACCCAATGCGGAAAAATCAGCTTCCAATCTGGAGGCCATGGGTGTGAAAATTTATGGGCTCGATGAGCCCCATGGGAGTTCCATAAATAGTGACATATCCTGGGACAATATTGCTGGGTATGACCAGCAAAAGCG AGAAATAGAAGATACAATATTATTGTCTCTCCAAAGTCCTGAAGTATATGATGATATTGCGCGTGGGACTCGACGTAAGTTTGAGTCCAATAGACCCAGAGCTATACTCTTTGAAGGTCCACCAG GTACGGGGAAAACATCTTCTGCTCGTGTTATTGCTAATCAATCA GGCTTCCCACTACTTTATGTGCCACTGGAGGTTGTCTTGTCGAAGTACTATGGGGAAAGTGAACGCTTGTTAGGAAAAGTTTTTTCACTTGCCAATGAGCTTCCTAATGGTGCTATCATATTTCTAGACGAG GTTGATTCTTTTGCTGTTGCTCGTGATAGTGAAATGCATGAAGCTACACGAAGAATCTTGTCAGTGTTGTTACGACAG ATAGATGGATTTGAACAAGATAAAAAGGTGGTTGTTATTGCTGCTACAAATAGGAAGCAAGACCTTGATCCTGCTCTAATTAG TCGGTTTGATTCAATGATTACCTTTGGCCTTCCTGATCAGCAGAACCGTCAAGAAATAGCCGCTCAGTATGCAAAGCATCTGACCAAGTCTGAATTGGAGGATTTTGCCAAAATAACAGAGCA TATGTCTGGAAGGGATATTAGAGATATCTGTCAACAAGCAGAGCGATCATGGGCAGCCAAG ATAATTCGAGGACGAGCAAATCAAACTGGAGAACAAAGGTCTCTTCCTCCTTTGCAGGAATACATCGAAAGTGCCATTAATCGGCGGAATGCACTACTCGGCATTGAGGAACAGAGAATACTGGATTCTCAATATCGCACAAGAAAGGCTCCACTGGATTTAGCATGA
- the LOC119987992 gene encoding protein FAR-RED IMPAIRED RESPONSE 1-like, producing MSSSQRAESCHAFFKSYVSKKNTLMDFVVRFTRALKHQRHQELMLDHKDINEQPITKTMWPMEKFMAEVYTQTIFYKVQEELYQGMAYMATIDYEEEHMSCYNVVRVDGSPHKVHATLPDIYVLRRWTKAAKSSTSIGDVRDTFDRAIVLRQNTLRKLTSNIIYDSVINEDTYKFAVESLESLQCNLNALTLKDGGQSSAPSIALSQPVYNEPNQVRAKGCGKRLKRGKEKAIRKDRRCNGCGLYGQKHDIRNCPLLNNKRKTCTVFLCFFFKN from the exons ATGTCTTCTAGTCAAAGAGCTGAAAGTTGTCACGCTTTTTTCAAGTCCTacgtatcaaaaaaaaatactttgatGGACTTTGTGGTTAGATTTACCAGAGCTCTAAAACACCAAAGACATCAGGAGCTTATGCTTGATCATAAAGACATTAATGAGCAACCCATTACCAAAACTATGTGGCCTATGGAGAAGTTCATGGCAGAAGTGTACACGCAAACCATATTTTACAAAGTCCAAGAGGAGTTGTATCAAGGCATGGCGTATATGGCCACAATTGACTATGAAGAAGAACATATGAGCTGCTACAATGTTGTGCGAGTTGATGGAAGTCCCCACAAA GTGCATGCTACACTACcagatatatatgtattgcgCAGATGGACAAAAGCTGCAAAGAGTTCTACTAGCATTGGTGATGTACGGGATACTTTTGATAGGGCAATCGTTCTGAGGCAAAATACATTGCGCAAGTTGACCTCAAATATCATTTATGACTCGGTGATCAATGAAGATACTTATAAGTTTGCAGTAGAGTCATTGGAGTCCCTTCAATGTAATTTAAATGCATTGACTCTCAAAGATGGAGGACAATCTTCTGCACCTAGTATTGCTCTGTCACAGCCTGTCTACAATGAGCCTAATCAGGTTAGGGCAAAAGGATGTGGAAAGCGGCTCAAGAGAGGCAAAGAAAAGGCGATACGGAAAGATAGACGTTGCAATGGTTGCGGTTTATATGGGCAAAAACATGACATTAGGAATTGTCCCCTACTCAATAACAAACGGAAAACATGTAcggtttttttgtgttttttttttaaaaattga
- the LOC119988196 gene encoding plant UBX domain-containing protein 3-like, with protein MASRDKKPAKPSSSRAGRIRTLSDLNRHTAPDSDSDDDAPQEYYTGGEKSGMLVQDPSKGNNNNDVDAIFNQARQLGAVEGPIDQLNTPSASRSFSGTGQKLSGDAVPPAPQQPEAIVHNIVFWSNGFTVNDGPLRRLDDPENASFLESIRKSECPKELEPADRRSSVHVNLIRRDEKCPEPEKHHVPFQGVGRTLGSSSSQPATSAPLNSAPTPSMGLVLDETLPSASVQLRLADGTRMIAHFNYHHTINDVRAFMDASRPGGAQNYQLQLVGFPPKVLNDPTQTIEQAGLANSVVIQKF; from the exons ATGGCATCACGGGACAAGAAACCTGCGAAGCCTTCGAGCAGTAGAGCCGGTCGAATCCGCACGCTTTCCGATCTCAACCGTCATACCGCACCGGATTCTGACAGCGACGACGATGCGCCGCAGGAGTACTACACTGGTGGCGAGAAGAG TGGCATGCTCGTCCAAGATCCTTCAAAAGGTAATAACAATAATGATGTTGATGCCATTTTTAATCAAGCTAGACAGCTTGGAGCTGTAGAAGGACCCATTGATCAGCTGAATACACCGTCAGCCTCTAGAAGCTTTTCCGGAACTGGTCAAAAGCTCTCTGGCGATGCTGTGCCACCTGCTCCTCAGCAGCCTGAGGCTATTGTTCACAACATTGTTTTCTGGAGCAATGGTTTCACAGTAAATGATGGCCCATTGAGGAGGTTGGATGATCCTGAAAATGCATCTTTCTTAGAG AGCATCAGGAAGTCGGAGTGTCCAAAAGAGCTAGAGCCTGCAGACAGGAGGTCCTCAGTTCATGTCAATTTGATTAGGAGGGATGAGAAGTGTCCA GAACCAGAGAAGCACCATGTTCCATTTCAGGGAGTGGGAAGAACTCTAGGTAGCAGCAGCAGTCAACCAGCTACTTCAGCTCCTTTAAATTCTGCTCCCACCCCTTCCATGGGCCTCGTTCTCGATGAAACATTACCATCAGCATCAGTTCAGCTTAGGTTGGCTGATGGCACACGTATGATAGCTCACTTCAATTACCACCACACAATCAATGACGTCCGGGCATTCATGGACGCATCCAGGCCAGGGGGTGCTCAGAATTATCAGCTGCAGCTTGTCGGATTCCCTCCTAAAGTTCTTAACGATCCCACCCAGACTATAGAGCAGGCCGGCCTCGCCAATTCTGTTGTCATTCAGAAATTCTAG